A portion of the Candidatus Paceibacterota bacterium genome contains these proteins:
- the mnmA gene encoding tRNA 2-thiouridine(34) synthase MnmA, translating to MKLIAAMSGGVDSAVAAARAVEAGHDVIGVHLALASNPQKYRSGARGCCTIEDSHDARRAADVIGIPFYIWDMAQEFHEEVVENFLAEYSAGRTPNPCLRCNEKIKFAAVLDRARAMKFDGVVTGHYAITRQGAMGKTLHRAIDETKDQSYVLSVLTVDQIQGAIFPLGDTRKTDVRKEAEARGLFVANKPDSHDICFVPTGDNAGWLRDRLGSEIGPIVDQEGHQVGQHKGAYTYTIGQRRGLGLSVPTIDGSPRFVLKVEPETNTVVVGSREDLAVSTMVGENPVWCGLSVDEIPRRGFVQIRAHGQPLACTYYFNGELLTAQLDEPIFGLATGQAMAIYDGDRVVGSATICETQS from the coding sequence ATGAAACTGATTGCGGCGATGAGCGGCGGTGTCGACTCAGCAGTGGCTGCTGCCCGCGCGGTTGAGGCGGGTCACGATGTCATCGGTGTCCATCTTGCGCTCGCATCCAATCCGCAGAAGTACCGCTCTGGCGCGCGCGGGTGCTGCACCATCGAGGATTCGCACGATGCCAGGCGCGCTGCCGATGTGATCGGCATTCCTTTCTATATCTGGGACATGGCGCAAGAGTTTCACGAGGAAGTCGTAGAGAACTTCCTGGCCGAATATTCCGCGGGACGTACCCCCAACCCCTGTCTGCGGTGCAATGAGAAGATCAAATTCGCCGCTGTTTTAGACCGTGCACGTGCCATGAAATTCGACGGCGTTGTCACCGGTCATTACGCGATCACCCGGCAGGGAGCGATGGGCAAGACGCTACATCGCGCAATCGATGAAACTAAAGACCAGTCCTACGTGCTCTCGGTACTTACCGTCGATCAGATTCAAGGCGCAATTTTCCCGCTGGGTGACACCCGGAAAACGGATGTCCGTAAGGAAGCAGAAGCGCGCGGACTCTTCGTGGCCAACAAACCGGACAGTCACGACATCTGTTTTGTCCCAACCGGGGATAACGCGGGATGGTTACGCGATCGGTTGGGCAGCGAGATCGGACCGATCGTGGATCAAGAGGGACACCAAGTCGGTCAGCACAAAGGCGCATACACATACACAATCGGACAACGGCGCGGATTGGGGCTTTCTGTGCCGACCATTGATGGGTCGCCCCGTTTTGTTCTCAAAGTCGAACCTGAGACAAATACCGTTGTCGTAGGGTCGCGCGAGGATTTAGCGGTGTCAACAATGGTGGGCGAGAACCCCGTCTGGTGCGGTCTTTCTGTCGATGAGATTCCACGGCGTGGTTTCGTGCAGATCCGTGCTCACGGTCAGCCGCTTGCCTGCACCTATTACTTCAATGGCGAATTGTTGACTGCCCAACTCGACGAGCCGATTTTCGGCTTAGCAACCGGACAAGCGATGGCAATCTATGACGGGGATCGCGTGGTGGGCTCGGCGACTATTTGCGAGACACAATCGTGA
- a CDS encoding cysteine desulfurase family protein: MSIYLDHAATTPMVDGAIETVTAQMRKLGNPSSLHTHGRAIRKEIEEAREVVATSIGSLPSEVIFTASGTEANNTALKGLFWAGQKIGRNLVVISAIEHHAILDPAQWLVEHEGAELVKIGVDSSGVLNIGELTNLIAQRGDEVAVISVMASNNETGVIQPIAEVVELAKINSIPVHCDAVQSFGKVPLSFSELGLTAMTISAHKIGGPFGIGVLVLRRAVEIPALLHGGGQEREIRSGTLNAPSILAFSAAVKESVETFEVRNFRVAQIRDDFARRIVEVIPDAYINGIESTRLPGIISVTFPGTESDTLLLLLDAEGISCSTGSACSAGVHRPSHVLLAMGHTETSAMSSLRFSLGTTTTFAEIDETLRVLPSVIDRGRMANLR; the protein is encoded by the coding sequence ATGTCCATTTATCTCGACCACGCTGCAACGACACCGATGGTGGATGGTGCGATCGAGACTGTGACTGCACAGATGAGGAAGTTGGGTAACCCCTCCAGCCTGCACACTCACGGCCGCGCCATCCGGAAGGAAATCGAAGAAGCGCGGGAAGTAGTCGCTACCTCAATCGGGTCGCTTCCCAGCGAAGTCATCTTCACTGCCTCCGGCACTGAGGCAAATAACACCGCCCTGAAGGGGCTTTTCTGGGCTGGTCAGAAAATTGGTCGCAACCTCGTCGTCATTTCAGCGATTGAGCATCACGCGATCCTTGACCCAGCGCAGTGGCTGGTCGAACATGAAGGTGCCGAACTAGTCAAGATCGGTGTGGACTCCAGCGGGGTTCTCAATATTGGCGAACTCACCAATCTCATCGCGCAGCGCGGTGATGAGGTTGCCGTCATATCGGTGATGGCTTCAAATAATGAAACCGGAGTGATCCAACCGATCGCGGAAGTTGTTGAGTTGGCAAAGATCAATTCCATACCAGTGCACTGCGATGCGGTGCAGAGTTTCGGAAAAGTGCCGCTTTCTTTTAGCGAACTCGGGCTTACTGCAATGACGATCAGCGCACACAAAATCGGTGGACCATTTGGCATCGGCGTCCTTGTGTTGCGTCGGGCAGTAGAGATTCCGGCCTTGCTTCACGGTGGGGGACAGGAGCGCGAGATTCGAAGTGGCACATTGAATGCCCCTTCGATTCTTGCATTTTCTGCTGCTGTCAAGGAATCGGTGGAAACATTTGAGGTTCGCAATTTCCGAGTAGCGCAAATTCGAGATGACTTTGCCCGGCGGATAGTGGAAGTCATTCCTGATGCCTATATCAATGGAATTGAATCCACGCGCCTTCCTGGAATCATCAGCGTCACTTTCCCTGGCACCGAAAGCGATACGTTGTTGTTGCTACTAGATGCCGAAGGGATTTCATGCTCGACAGGATCGGCATGCAGCGCAGGAGTTCACCGACCAAGCCATGTCCTATTGGCGATGGGGCACACGGAGACGAGTGCGATGTCGAGCCTTCGGTTCTCACTTGGCACAACGACAACATTTGCAGAGATCGATGAGACCCTGCGCGTTCTTCCCTCGGTGATTGATCGCGGACGGATGGCTAATCTTCGATGA
- a CDS encoding electron transfer flavoprotein subunit alpha/FixB family protein, with protein MSDIFILAEFTGEKIAKTTFELATVGARAGSVTAILLAPMGRGAALAGLINSGPISKVLVVESDDFTRFGVPAASAAISQLLAQMKPKALLIASSAFGKEVAGCVAVATDSGLLTDVVDVAADLSATQLIFGGSMTVHSRVSTEISIITVRPNAVTPEMSSSAPEIINATVEIPASAKLAEVLSLEPPVTGGRPELTEAQIIVSGGRGTNGDFSPVETFADLLGAAVGASRAATDAGWYPHSHQVGQTGKTVSPQLYVACGISGAIQHRAGMQTSKTIVVINKDPDAPIFELADFGVVGDLFAVLPQASEGVRARKS; from the coding sequence ATGAGCGATATTTTTATCCTGGCGGAATTCACAGGCGAGAAGATCGCAAAGACGACTTTCGAACTCGCGACCGTTGGTGCTCGTGCGGGGTCGGTCACCGCAATTCTTTTGGCGCCAATGGGTCGCGGCGCTGCGTTAGCGGGGCTCATCAATAGTGGTCCGATTTCAAAGGTCTTAGTTGTCGAGAGCGATGACTTCACGAGATTTGGCGTCCCTGCCGCTAGTGCAGCGATTAGCCAACTCCTTGCGCAGATGAAACCGAAAGCACTTCTCATTGCATCTAGCGCATTTGGGAAAGAGGTCGCGGGCTGTGTTGCGGTTGCTACCGATTCAGGACTGCTCACGGATGTTGTCGATGTTGCAGCAGATCTAAGTGCGACGCAATTGATTTTCGGTGGTTCGATGACGGTTCACTCTCGTGTGTCCACTGAGATTTCAATCATCACGGTCCGCCCGAATGCAGTCACGCCAGAGATGTCGTCAAGTGCGCCAGAAATCATCAACGCAACAGTTGAAATCCCAGCCTCTGCCAAACTCGCCGAAGTTCTCTCCTTGGAACCACCCGTCACTGGCGGTCGTCCCGAACTCACAGAAGCTCAAATCATTGTCTCCGGTGGTCGCGGTACCAATGGCGATTTCTCTCCGGTGGAAACATTCGCAGACCTCCTCGGTGCCGCGGTCGGCGCATCGCGCGCCGCGACAGATGCAGGGTGGTACCCGCACTCCCATCAAGTGGGACAGACAGGTAAGACCGTCAGCCCGCAGCTCTACGTTGCATGTGGAATTTCCGGTGCGATACAGCATCGGGCGGGCATGCAGACCAGCAAGACAATTGTGGTAATAAATAAGGATCCTGACGCTCCCATCTTTGAGTTGGCTGATTTCGGCGTAGTGGGGGACCTCTTTGCGGTCCTGCCTCAGGCCAGCGAAGGCGTGCGAGCCCGCAAGTCCTAG
- a CDS encoding electron transfer flavoprotein subunit beta/FixA family protein, with amino-acid sequence MKIAVCVKQVPDSWAEKKMQDGRLDRVNVDAVLNDLDEYAVEEALRIVEANGGSGEGAPNSVTVISMGPERTVDAARKALSMGADGAIIITDDALAGSDALATSKVLASVITQGEFDLVICGTESTDARMSVIPAMLAAHLGWAQLTFAGSLTIDAAAKTVAIERNTDLGIEKMRAAFPAVISVVEKINEPRYPSFKGIMAAKKKPMEIRSLATVGVEASLVGAAGAKSVVVDATQRPPRAAGIKVVDDGSGGNELVNFLVEKKLI; translated from the coding sequence ATGAAGATCGCTGTCTGCGTCAAGCAAGTTCCCGATTCTTGGGCGGAGAAGAAGATGCAGGACGGTCGGCTCGACCGGGTCAACGTGGATGCTGTTCTCAATGATCTGGACGAGTACGCAGTGGAGGAAGCGCTGCGTATTGTCGAGGCCAATGGAGGAAGCGGCGAAGGCGCCCCGAACTCAGTCACGGTGATCTCAATGGGACCTGAGCGCACGGTCGATGCTGCGCGCAAGGCACTCTCGATGGGAGCCGATGGCGCCATCATCATCACTGACGATGCGCTCGCTGGTTCGGATGCCCTGGCGACATCGAAAGTGCTCGCCTCGGTCATTACGCAGGGTGAATTTGATCTGGTCATCTGTGGCACTGAATCAACTGATGCGCGGATGAGTGTTATTCCCGCGATGCTTGCCGCGCACCTGGGTTGGGCCCAATTAACTTTTGCTGGGTCGCTCACTATCGATGCTGCCGCAAAGACCGTAGCGATCGAACGCAATACGGATTTAGGTATCGAGAAAATGCGCGCTGCATTTCCGGCGGTTATTAGCGTTGTAGAGAAAATCAACGAACCCCGATACCCGTCCTTCAAGGGGATTATGGCGGCGAAGAAGAAGCCGATGGAGATCCGCTCTCTTGCAACGGTCGGCGTCGAAGCCAGTCTCGTGGGAGCGGCTGGGGCTAAGAGTGTCGTCGTCGATGCAACGCAACGCCCACCTCGTGCTGCCGGCATAAAAGTTGTCGATGATGGCAGTGGTGGAAATGAACTCGTCAACTTCCTCGTCGAAAAGAAATTGATATGA
- the glgX gene encoding glycogen debranching protein GlgX codes for MLPADHRFLGATPTHEGTNFALWSEAADAVELCLFNEINGRLVETRFALAHRTGPIWHGYLAGVRPGQRYGYRVYGPWEPERGLRFNSAKLLLDPYTHLLDGQVQYVPEIYGHVSKDGLGDGDLSIRDNRDSAGKVPYSVVTHHLARKIDRLNTPWPKTLIYETHVQGISAANPEIDESERGTYRGLGHASTIAHLKKMGITALELLPIQHSITEPAIWSRGRRNYWGYNPISFSAPHRGYAAGEDPISELQWAIDRLHDAGIEVILDVVYNHTGEGGLGGPTLSFRGIDHKAWYSHLSDSEYIDVTGCGNTVNAGQPHSVRHIVDSLRWWSEVIGVDGFRFDLATALYRNHSASDSSLFTAICADPELRDLKLIAEPWDVSRYSLGDFAYPWREWNDHYRDAVRQFWLGDLARGFGEGVGDIASRIGGSSDIFYFRGPTSSINFVTAHDGFTLNDLVTYQHKRNEPNGEDNRDGGAGNRSWNVGVEGPTDNSEINATRKCLKKSMLTTLMLSSGVPMLAMGDEVSRTQNGSNNAYSQPWEGDDDFGVNLNWNLNDDEEDMLEATATLSRIRSTYLADVSSDFFTGALDRGTQRKDVAWFSLGGREMTDTHWQDGEKRSLTIFIEASSNRALVVMLNSSRHETAFTLPNEKWGHSYRCIFDASEVTSTYEPVIAKPSAKVNVAPHCAQVWLVSRTLSS; via the coding sequence GTGCTACCAGCCGATCATCGCTTCCTAGGCGCAACGCCGACACACGAGGGCACCAATTTTGCCCTCTGGTCGGAAGCCGCCGATGCGGTCGAGCTCTGCCTCTTCAACGAAATCAACGGTCGCCTGGTTGAAACTCGCTTTGCGCTAGCCCACCGGACTGGACCGATCTGGCATGGATATCTGGCCGGAGTTCGACCTGGACAGCGATACGGCTATCGGGTTTATGGCCCATGGGAACCTGAACGGGGGTTGCGATTCAACTCAGCCAAGCTCCTCCTCGATCCCTATACCCATCTTCTAGATGGCCAGGTCCAGTACGTACCTGAGATCTACGGGCATGTGAGTAAAGACGGTCTCGGCGACGGCGACCTATCTATCCGAGATAACCGTGACAGCGCGGGGAAAGTCCCCTATTCGGTCGTGACCCACCATCTTGCCCGAAAAATTGACCGCCTCAACACCCCGTGGCCGAAGACTCTTATCTACGAAACCCATGTTCAAGGAATAAGTGCTGCAAATCCAGAGATTGACGAGAGCGAACGCGGCACATACCGGGGGCTCGGTCATGCCAGCACGATCGCGCATCTCAAGAAGATGGGAATCACCGCCCTCGAACTCCTGCCGATTCAGCATTCCATAACCGAACCTGCCATCTGGTCACGTGGGCGGCGCAATTATTGGGGATACAACCCGATTTCATTTAGCGCGCCCCACCGCGGCTACGCGGCGGGCGAGGATCCGATATCCGAATTGCAGTGGGCGATCGATCGCCTGCACGATGCCGGTATCGAGGTGATTTTGGATGTCGTCTATAACCACACCGGCGAAGGCGGCCTGGGCGGACCCACGCTCTCTTTCCGAGGAATCGATCACAAGGCCTGGTACAGCCATCTTTCCGATTCGGAATACATCGATGTCACCGGATGCGGAAACACCGTCAACGCCGGCCAGCCACATTCGGTCCGGCACATCGTGGATTCCCTCCGGTGGTGGAGCGAAGTGATCGGGGTAGATGGATTTCGGTTTGATCTGGCAACCGCGCTTTATCGAAATCATTCCGCATCTGATTCCTCTCTCTTTACTGCGATTTGCGCCGACCCAGAATTACGAGATCTCAAGCTCATTGCCGAACCGTGGGATGTTTCGCGATATAGCCTGGGCGATTTCGCATATCCGTGGCGCGAGTGGAATGACCATTACCGCGATGCGGTACGTCAATTCTGGTTGGGTGATTTAGCACGCGGGTTCGGCGAAGGAGTTGGAGACATCGCCTCGCGCATTGGTGGCTCCAGCGATATTTTCTACTTTCGCGGACCGACTTCGTCGATCAATTTCGTCACGGCGCATGATGGCTTCACTCTCAACGATTTGGTTACTTACCAACATAAGCGAAACGAACCCAATGGTGAAGACAATCGCGATGGCGGCGCTGGGAATCGCTCATGGAATGTAGGAGTTGAAGGTCCAACAGACAACTCAGAAATCAATGCGACCAGAAAGTGTTTGAAGAAATCCATGCTCACGACTTTGATGCTCTCCTCCGGTGTGCCGATGCTCGCAATGGGCGATGAAGTAAGCCGGACTCAGAATGGATCCAATAATGCATACTCCCAACCCTGGGAAGGCGATGACGATTTCGGAGTAAACCTCAATTGGAATCTCAATGACGATGAGGAGGACATGCTGGAAGCAACGGCGACACTGTCACGAATCCGATCCACATATCTTGCTGATGTCTCCTCTGATTTCTTTACGGGTGCACTCGATCGCGGTACTCAACGCAAAGACGTCGCCTGGTTCAGCTTGGGCGGACGCGAGATGACGGACACGCACTGGCAAGATGGTGAAAAAAGAAGTTTGACGATTTTTATCGAAGCTAGTTCAAATCGCGCTCTCGTGGTCATGCTCAACTCATCACGACATGAGACTGCGTTTACGCTTCCAAATGAGAAGTGGGGGCATTCCTATAGATGTATTTTCGACGCATCAGAGGTGACATCAACTTATGAACCCGTTATTGCTAAGCCGTCGGCAAAAGTAAATGTTGCCCCGCATTGCGCTCAAGTGTGGCTGGTTTCACGAACTCTTTCTTCATAG
- a CDS encoding ACP S-malonyltransferase: protein MLAIVAPGQGSQTPGFLSPWIEDAKLKSTLEEFSETIGLDLLHLGTLADADEIRDTSNAQPLIVSAGILGMKALGGVKFSITAGHSVGEITSAAIAGVISEVDAMRLVRERGAAMAVAAAQTPTGMSAVLGGDRNEVISALTALGLVGANENGAGQIVAAGKLAALAALEANPPAGARVRPLAVAGAFHTEVMEPAIGKLQRFAEGIPVSDPRVVILSNKEGAEVTSGREVLDRIVRQIANPVRWDLCMEAMKALGVTAVIELPPAGTLIGLIKRALPGVETLALKSPADLDAARDLISRQSETQ, encoded by the coding sequence GTGCTTGCAATAGTCGCCCCCGGGCAAGGATCGCAGACCCCCGGGTTTCTCTCCCCTTGGATTGAAGATGCCAAACTCAAATCCACGCTAGAGGAATTTTCAGAAACGATTGGACTTGATCTTCTGCATCTTGGCACTCTGGCTGACGCTGACGAAATTCGCGATACATCCAATGCGCAACCACTTATTGTGAGTGCCGGAATTCTCGGAATGAAAGCTTTGGGTGGCGTTAAATTTTCAATCACTGCCGGACATTCGGTCGGCGAAATAACTTCCGCCGCTATTGCCGGGGTGATTTCCGAGGTGGACGCCATGCGATTGGTGCGCGAGCGCGGAGCGGCCATGGCAGTAGCCGCAGCCCAGACACCCACTGGCATGTCAGCAGTGCTGGGCGGCGATCGAAATGAAGTTATTTCTGCGCTCACCGCACTTGGACTAGTGGGAGCAAATGAGAACGGGGCTGGACAGATTGTCGCGGCCGGAAAACTCGCAGCCCTGGCTGCACTAGAAGCCAATCCGCCGGCGGGGGCAAGAGTGAGACCACTCGCTGTCGCTGGTGCCTTTCATACTGAGGTGATGGAACCTGCCATTGGAAAGTTGCAAAGATTCGCAGAAGGAATTCCAGTAAGTGATCCGCGCGTAGTAATTCTTTCCAACAAGGAAGGCGCCGAGGTCACAAGTGGGCGTGAAGTTCTAGATCGAATCGTACGTCAAATCGCCAACCCGGTTCGTTGGGATCTTTGCATGGAAGCCATGAAGGCGCTCGGCGTCACCGCAGTAATCGAACTTCCCCCCGCCGGAACTCTTATCGGACTCATCAAACGAGCCCTACCGGGGGTTGAGACTTTGGCACTCAAAAGCCCAGCAGACCTAGATGCAGCACGCGATTTAATTTCCCGACAGAGCGAGACCCAGTGA
- a CDS encoding beta-ketoacyl-ACP synthase III, which translates to MINVRKGTFSRILSVGGYQPSINVPNSEIVDRIDSSDEWIRQRTGIESRRFGAEHESVLFMAEAACRQAVERTNIAMTDIDTVIVATITFPYQAPSAATALIARLGNPTAAAFDISAACAGFCYGVGMASDLIRSGTSKYVLVVGVEKLSDFTNPDDRATAFIFADGAGAVVIGPSEEPGIGPMVWGSDAENRDAILLEPSWTDIKKGDSAALWPTLTQQGQTVFRWAVFSMSKVGKQILEAAGVTPDQLDAFIPHQANVRIIESMAREIGIPENVVIAKDIRTAGNTSAASIPLAMSALLEEQPHLHGGLALLIGYGAGLVYAGQVVKLPPAPFTSKN; encoded by the coding sequence ATGATCAATGTCCGCAAAGGAACTTTCAGTCGAATATTGAGTGTCGGCGGCTATCAACCATCAATCAATGTTCCCAACTCGGAAATTGTTGATCGCATCGATTCGAGCGATGAATGGATTCGCCAACGCACTGGAATTGAATCTCGCCGATTTGGCGCCGAGCACGAGAGCGTTCTGTTCATGGCAGAGGCCGCCTGTCGGCAAGCAGTGGAGCGGACCAATATTGCAATGACTGATATTGATACGGTCATTGTCGCCACGATTACATTCCCTTACCAAGCACCGAGCGCTGCAACCGCATTGATCGCGCGACTTGGAAATCCGACAGCAGCAGCGTTTGATATCAGTGCCGCATGTGCTGGATTCTGTTACGGCGTTGGTATGGCCAGTGACCTTATCCGCTCTGGCACATCCAAATATGTTCTGGTGGTTGGCGTGGAGAAGCTCTCCGACTTCACCAATCCCGATGATCGAGCCACAGCATTTATTTTTGCCGACGGGGCGGGTGCGGTTGTTATCGGGCCTTCCGAGGAGCCTGGAATCGGACCCATGGTTTGGGGTTCTGATGCTGAAAACCGCGATGCAATTTTGCTCGAGCCGTCATGGACTGATATCAAAAAGGGTGATTCAGCCGCGCTCTGGCCGACTCTTACCCAACAAGGACAGACTGTCTTTCGTTGGGCAGTATTCTCCATGAGCAAGGTCGGTAAGCAGATACTCGAAGCGGCCGGCGTGACCCCGGATCAACTTGACGCTTTTATCCCGCACCAGGCAAATGTGCGCATTATTGAATCGATGGCAAGGGAGATAGGCATCCCTGAGAATGTTGTGATCGCCAAGGACATACGGACCGCCGGAAATACTTCGGCAGCGTCAATCCCGCTGGCAATGTCGGCTTTGCTCGAAGAACAGCCCCATTTGCATGGCGGATTGGCGTTACTCATCGGTTATGGCGCAGGATTGGTCTATGCGGGTCAGGTAGTCAAACTGCCTCCCGCACCTTTCACAAGTAAAAACTAA
- a CDS encoding acyl carrier protein, producing the protein MALSQAEVLAGIKEIVEEVAGIPAASVEMDKNFTDDLDVDSLSMVEVVVAAEERFGVKIPDDQVSDLATVGDAVNFIVKVSA; encoded by the coding sequence ATGGCACTTTCACAAGCAGAAGTACTCGCAGGAATCAAAGAGATCGTCGAAGAAGTTGCAGGAATACCTGCCGCCTCCGTTGAGATGGACAAGAACTTTACCGATGACCTAGATGTCGATTCCTTGAGCATGGTTGAAGTTGTTGTTGCCGCGGAAGAACGCTTCGGCGTGAAGATTCCAGATGATCAGGTCTCTGATCTGGCAACTGTTGGCGATGCAGTGAATTTCATCGTTAAGGTTTCTGCATAA